In Panacibacter microcysteis, the genomic stretch CGGGTCTTCACTGTATTGCATACCCCTGAACAAATGACAGGTCTGCAATGCATCGTAGCGTTTTTTGAGGTAATCCACGTTATCATCCCATACAAAACTCATGTGTGGAATAGATTCTATGAAAGCATTTGGATTGGTAAGAATATTTCTTTCCGTCAGGTATGCCCAGAACTGCTTGCTTACTTCAAACGATGCGGCAATCTTTACGGCTTTGCTTATATCAATGGTTCCATCTTCATGTTCAGGCGTATAGTTCAGTTCGCAAAATGCAGAGTGGCCTGTACCTGCATTGTTCCAGGCATCAGAACTTTCGGCTGCTGCAATATCCAGCCTTTCAAAAATTTCGATGGTGATGGATGGTTCTAGTTCTTTAAGCAGTAAACCAAGTGTGGCACTCATTATTCCTGCCCCAATAAGAATTACGTCGGCGTGTTTTTCTTCTTTTCTGGTAAACATGCAGCAAAGATAGGCAGCCATTTATTGTTGTGCACTGCAGGTAAAAAGATTGGATAAACCAAAATAAAAAAGAGCAGTATTACTGCTCTTTAAACAAACTTGTTTGTGCGTATTACAATACGAGTGATAAAGTATCTGGTGATGCAGTTGCTGTAATGTTTTTCTCAATTACGCTGCCACCCTGCATTTGCAACTCGGCACCTTTGGAATTATATACCAATACGTACACAACTTCAAGGTGTTCTTTTCTTTCTTTAATGCCGGATATCCTTACTTCTTCTCTTATCGCATTTTCAACCGATGGGTATTGCTTCAGCAATTGCTCATCGAATGTTTTCTGCCATACAATGGTGCGGTTGTTTCCATTCACTTTCTGAATAAAAACCTGCACCTGCGCATAGGTACAATCGTACACTTTTGCGTTATAATTCGCACCCTTATAGATGCTGAGCGAAATGTTTTGCTCTACAGGCTTTTCCTGTATCGTTTGTTTCAATGGTTCATAAAAGGCTGATGCGCCGATCAATAAAACGACTGCCAGCCCAATGGATCTTTTTTTCATCTTTTCCTCCTTTGTTTCAAATACATACCTATCCTATGGGAAACCAATCGATCAATAAACGGTAACGATAATCAGTGGAGTTGCAACACTAAGATTATAATACTTAACCGGGTTGAATGGTCGCTTTCATTAATTTGTAACAGAAAGCTCAGTTTTCATTGTTTGCTATTAATACCATGAAAGAGAAAAGGTAACCCGGTTTTCTTTGAATCACCTGCCATGCAGCTTGTTACAGCTTTTTTTTCTGCAGTACCATCGTTGAAACCTGCGTGGTTATGTTTCCTGTTTCTATGAGCTTTACCGCGTGTATTACAGTAAAGGGTAACAACCTTTCTATAAATGGCCTGGCCATCAGCCGTTGTGGTGTTGTAAGCAAAATGGTGACATCTTTATCAAGCAGCGTGGAGCACATCGAGTACAGCCTGTCAAACTGCCCAGGCTCATAGTTTACATCACTCAGCAGTATTACATCCGCGGCAGGTATAGACTGCAATGCGTTCCAGTCCAGTATTATACCGGCGGTGTTTTGCAAGGCATTTTCTTTGGCGCTTAGCGCTGCAATCTGTACTGCCTCCGCGGCCTTGTCGCTAAAACAAACGGTATCGGCAAGTGTTGCAGCAACCAGTGATGGTAGTGCAAGTCCTGCAGCTATTTCCAGCACACGTTTATGCTGAATGTACACCGGGTTATCAATGATAAACTCCGCCATAGCATAGGCTGCCGGCCATATCTTCGACCAGTATGGAAACATGCCTGCATTCGCTTTATATTGTTGCTTTACAAAACTTTCTTCCGGAACAAATATCTTGATGCCTGTACGTTTATAGCTGAAGCTGGTGCGCTGTAACGGGTAGTTCATTTGCGCAAAAGTAATAAGCACAAATATATTGGCCGGTTGTGGTTTTATTTCCACACCCAAAACAGTTTTGTTTAAGTATCATAATTGTAAAAGATGCATATTCCTCAAAGGCACTGCTTTTGCAATATTGACCGTAAAATCAATAACATGAAAACAAAGAAGTCTGCCCTTATCATGATTGTGCTGGGCGCATTGTTTACCACCTCATCCTGCTCCGTGGAGTATCGTGCAAGGCATCCGCGGCCTAAACCAAAGCGTGTAATAGTTGTGGGTAAAGCGGGTACAGAACAACACATTAACACCCATACGCAGCAGGAGCAACCAGCAACAAATGTTGCAGTGTATTAACCGGCCGATAAATCTTTTTAAAGCCAGGCATTATGCCTGGCTTTTTTGTTGTTTACAACCACGGCATGAGCGCTTTACCCAATGTTACCTGGAGTACTGCTGCAAAATGCAAAGCAAAAATGATGTACCCGGCTTTGGTTTACCAATGAGGCTTTCGTTGCGTCGCACTCTTGTACTGCATATCACTATGCAGCACAAACCCGCTTCATGTTAAATGCAAACGTTATTTTTACGGCCATAAACTGGCATTCTTCGTATGAGTACTTCCAAACCCACATTAAGATCTGTAAACGTAACCCGCTATGTTACGCCCTTGCGTGAAGGGGGGTCATTGCCCGCGATAGCAGAGGCAGATGATGGTTTTATGTACGTGCTTAAATTCCGCGGTGCAGGGCAGGGGGCTAATGCATTGATAGCAGAACTTATTTCAGGGGAGATAGCGCGTGCGCTGGGTTTTAAAGTGCCTGAGATTGTTTTTGCCAATCTTGATGAAGCCTTTGGCCGTACAGAACCGGATGAAGAGATACAGGACCTTTTAAAAGCAAGCGTTGGCTTAAACCTTGCGCTGCACTACCTGTCCGGCTCATATACTTTCGATCCTGTAGTTACCACAATCAATGAAACACTTGCATCTGCTATTGTCTGGCTCGATGCGTTTGTGATGAATGTTGACAGAACTGCACGTAACACAAATATGCTTACCTGGCACAATGAACTCTGGCTTATAGATCACGGTGCATCATTGTATTTTCATCATGCATGGAGCGATCCTGCAGCGCAGGCCAGGAAACCTTTTCTGCCCATCAGGGATCATGTACTCTTACCTTTTGCTGCTAAACTTGATGAAGCCAATGAAGCGGCACACAGGATTATAACGCCCGCTTTACTCAGGTCTGTCGTTTCACTGGTGCCCGATGAATGGCTGCCCGATGAAACGATGACCGCTGCAGAAAAACGTGAGGGCTATGTGCAGTTTTTATTATCAAGGTTATCTGTATCTGATCAGTTTATTAATGAAGCAAAGCATGCAAGAGAAGCAATTATTTGAGTACGCAGTTATACGCGTGGTGCCTTGCGTAGAGCGTGAGGAATTTATCAACGCCGGTGTGGTGCTGTATTGTGCTTCGCAGCATTTTTTGAAAGCAGTTATTGCGCTCAATCATGCACGTGTTCATGCCCTGTGTACTGATATTGACATTACAGAAATTGAAAAGCGACTCCATGCCTTCCGGGATATAGCAGCAGGTTTAAAGCACGGCGGACCGATTGCCACATTACCAATTGCATCAAGGTTCCGGTGGCTTACGGCTGTGCGCAGCACAATTGTACAAACATCGGCTGTACATCCGGGTCTTTGCATAAATGCTGAAGAAACGCTGCAGAAACTATACGCACAACTGGTGCTGTAAGCATTGTACGCCGGTGGCGTTTAGCGGGGTGACGAAGCCGCGGACTACAGCCCAATTAATAACAGAACGATGAACGTAGTGCGACGCAACGAAGCTGCATAGTATTACTGCTGCCGGCTTCATTATAAAACTATTCTTCTTTTGGCCGGTAATCGAACGGGAGCATAGCCGACATTTTTTCCCACCAGCCCCAGAAACCTTCCAGCATAAGGTCTTCGGGCTCGTAGAAATAACCGTTTGATGTGATAAGAATGGGTTTTTGATTGGGCAGTGTAACAACGGAAGTTACCGGCTGACTGCTGGATGCATCTCGGAATGATTCTACATATTCCTGTGGGTTCATGAGCGCCGGTATACGCACAATGAGGCATTGCTGAAAATCCAGCGCCGCAGTAAAACTGTCTGCTCCGTATGCAATATCATCGCCGGTAACCTTGCCGGGGTGTACCACTTCAATCGGGTCTTTCTGGCGAATGATTTTTTCGTAGTAAGGAACGCTGTCTGCAGCCAATGTAGCGGCAAAGTTTTTGATAGTACGGGTTTTCGAAACAGTATCGTAATAGTTTTTTTCACGCGCAAGCCAAAGGCGTTTTTCTGTATTAGGAAGCCTGTCCATCCTGAAAATCTCGTATCCATCCTGTACCAGGTGGTTCCTGTAAACGGCGCGTAAAAAACGAAGCGACGAAAATCCGTAAGCATTGGCCCTGGCTTTTTCCCATTTGTTTTGTTTACTCTTACTGCCTTCCATTTCTGTAAACAGCGGGTAACCGGCATAGAATAACGCTTTCGTGTTGAAGTTGTAGACAAAACTTTCCATCTGGTACCTGATGGTATAACCGAGCGCCTTGTTTTCTATTACCAGTGGCTCCATGGCATCAACATATAGCAGGCCGTCTTTTTTCATATAGCTGAATTTTACTGCATCCGGGTTTTGCAGTTTGCATTGCAAACCCAGCGCAGACGTGCCTATAAAGCTTTGTATAAAGAATGTGCCCCATTGCTCCCAGCCGTTTTTCATGTATTGCCGCACCGTAACGCCTTCCAGTTCCTTTGCTTTTTCTGTTATTTTTATATCGAGGTTGTCAATAGAAGCATTTAGCGTCAGGCTGTTGTTATATGTTTCAAAACCAATGAAAGAAACGATAAGATCGTACTTGCCCTGCCTGATGTTACCAAGTTCAAAATACCCGTTGTTGTTACTTACAGTACCATAAGAGGTGTTGCTCAAAAAAACACTGGCACCTGCCACGGGTGCACCGTTGTCTGCATTTACAACCTTGCCTTTAATTGTGTATACCTGGCTATAGATACAGCATGGTAGCAATATTGCCAGGCAAACAATCAATAATGTTTTAGCCATGCTGCAATATAGAAACTTATAACTAAAAAATTAGTCAAAGAATACCGGAAAGAAATTACTGGTGGAAAAGCTATATTTGAAACAATAAATTTTTATGCAACAGTTAAAGGCTACCTCGTTATTTGTGTTGATGATCCTGGCATCGATCATAGCAAATGCGCAGTCGGGTGTAACTTTTCTTGCCAACGGAAACCTGCGTACGGTATTTGAAAATGCCAAAGCTGAAAAGAAATTGGTTTTCCTCGAAGTGTATGCGCCGGACTGCAGTCACTGCCTGCAACTGGAAGCTGCTTTTAAAGATGCAAAGGTGGCAAAGTTTTATAATGAGCACTTTACCAGCTATAAAATGGATATGTATAAAGTGGAGACGCAGGCATTTTTGCAAAAGCAAAAGGTATATGTAAGTACTACGCCTACGCTATTATTTTATAATGCTGATGTGAAAATAATTTACCAGGTCACGCTTACAGAAGCAAGGTTAACAGCTGCAGCCTTGCTCGAAGAAGCCAAAAAGGTAGTTAAATAAATTATTACAGAGGTTGTGCGGCTACTGCAGTGTTGCTTAGCTTAACCGGCTTTATAAAACCTTTTTCATCAAAATACATTTCCTGTATACAGGTAACGCGGTGGTTGGCTGCTGTTTCGCCCAAAGGTCTCCTGTGGTAGACAATATACCATTTGTCTTTTTGTGTATTGTGTATTACTGAATGATGCCCCGCACCGGTAGCAATCGTTGAATCCTGCTGCAGTATTTTACCCACTCTTTTAAAAGGGCCAAAAGGAGAATCTGCAATGGCATATGCTACAGAGTAATCAGGACCAGTCCAGCCCCCTTCACTCCACATAAAATAATATTTGTTGTCTTTGATAAACATCATCGGGCCTTCCACGTAATTGTCTGGTGTAATTTCTTTGAACGTGGTACCATCTTCAAAAGATATAAGCCCGGTAAAATCTTTGTTGAGCCTGGCAATATTGCAGTGGCGCCAGCCACCGTAGATGATGTAATATTGGCCATCTTTATCATGAAACACAAACTGGTCTATTGGTTGTGCACCGTTATAAAACTTATCGATCAGCGGTTTGCCCGGCAGGTCTTTAAAAGGGCCTTCTGGTTTATCTGAAACGGCTACACCTATGCCTCCATATTCATCATTGTTTTGTATATCATTGGCGCCAAAGAACAGGTAGTACTTTTTATCTTTTTCAACAATAGCCGGCGCCCATACAGCTCTTTTGGCCCACTTTACATTGGCGGTATCGAGTACTTTGTTATGTTTGGTCCAGTGTACAAGATCCGGGGAGGAGAAAGCATCAAAAAAAACCTGTTTTTCGTATTTGTCAGAATAAGTAGGGTAGATCCAATATTTGTTGCCAAGGATAACACCTTCAGGGTCTGCATACCACCCTTCAATAATGGGGTTTTTGGAGGCCTCGTTTTGTTGGGCAAAAGTTCCAAGAGCAATGGTGGTTAGCACACTTATAAAGCCGGTTCTGAGTATTTTCATAAACCCGAAAATAACGCTTTCATACATTTTAAAATGGCAAATCTTTTTTGCAAAACCTGCACAAGAGATTTATAAACCTTACGCAATTGCTATACGGGTGTTTTGCCGCACAGCGCTATAAATAGCTTCTACTACTCTTATGTCTCTTAAGCCTTCTTCGCCCGGTACCAGTACCGTTTTGTTTTGCATAATGGCCAGTGCGTCCTCATCCATCTGTTTTACCTGCTCATAGGGTATTTCAGTAATAGCGGGTTTAATCACCAGTCCATCGCTGGCAGTGCCCTGCACGCCGTTGTAGGCAGAGAACGGCTCCAGTTTGTACCAGCCTTTCGTGCATTCGGTTTTCATATGGTTCATGTCTTTGCCAAAACTGGCTTCGCATTCTGCCAGTGCACCCGATGGAAACTCCAGGTTAAAATGAATGGTCTCGTCCACATCTTTGTAAATCTCCGGCCTGGTCGTTGACTGCTTTGCCGTTACTGCTACAGGCTCTTCACCGGTAATATACCGTGCTGCATTCAGCGGGTATACGCCCATGTCGTACATACAACCTCCGCCAAGGCTTTTGGTTTGTTTCCAGTGGTTGGTCCGGTTATCAACATAGCCCGCAAAAGCAGTTACTTTCCGTATAGCACCATATCTTTTCTCCTTACCAAACTGTATGATCTGCTGTGTCACCGGTTCATGATGCAACCGGTAACCAATACTGAGTTTTACTTTGTTACTGTTGCACGCATCAATCATAGATTTACATTCTGCCACGGTCATGGCCATCGGTTTTTCGCACCACACATGTTTGCCAGCCCTGGCGGCCCGTATGGCGTATGCTGCATGCATAGATGGTGGCAGTACAATGTATACCACATCAATGTCGGGGTTATTGGCCAGCTGGTCAAAGCTTTTGTAATCATAAATGTTCTTATCGGCAATCCTGTATTGCGCCTGCCATTTCTTTGCTTTCTCCGGTGTGCCGGTTACAATGCCTTTTAACTCGCAATGTTTTGTAAGCTGCAATGCAGGCGCAAGCAGATCTGTGCTGTAGTAACCCAGCCCAACCAGCGCCACTCCAAGCTTTTCTTTTTTGCGTGGCAGCAATACAGATGCGAAAGCACTGTTGGCTACTGCTGCTGCAGCTATACTGCCCAATGAATGTTTGATAAATATCCTGCGTGATTTCATAATAATGTTATTTGTATGATTGTTGAGCGTCGTTACTGTCCGAAAGTTTTTTATGATGGGCCGGGCTGCATATCATGCATTAAGCGCCTGTTGCGTCGCACACTTGTACTGCAGTACTTTTTTCAACACTCCGGCTATATCGTCATATGTTTTTTACAAGGCAGTCTGCGATAAAACCCGTTATGATCTTTATAAACTTTTGTCTGCATTTTCAATAGCTTGTCTTTTAAATTTCTTATTGACAATTTTTTCAATCGTCAACCCCTGAACAATAATAGAAAATACAACCACGCAATAGGTAATAAATATAAAAAGATTTTTGTGCATGCCTGCACCAAGGCTTAAAGCAAGTGCTACAGATACGCCGCCACGTAAACCACCCCATGTAAGAAATACGATTGTCTTCATGGTCATTTTTTGCTGCAGCCTTACAATCAGCGAGGGCAGCAGGATAGAAATAAATCTTGCAAACAACACAACCGGTATTGTTATAATGCCAATAAGCCAGTAGTTATCAAAATTTTTGATCAGCAGCAGTTCCAGGCCTATCAACACGAAAAGAATGATATTAAGTATTTCATCTATCAGTTCCCAGAACTTGTCTATGTATTCTTTCGACACATCACTCATTGCATATTTCTTCCCATAGTTGCCAATAAAAATGCCTGCCGAGACCATGGTCAGCGGCGCAGATACCGAGAGCGATTTAGCCAGTATATAACCGCCCATCACCACTGCAATCGTTATCATCACCTCTACTTTGTAGTCATCAATTGTTCTTAAAGCGCCGGAACTTACAAAGCCCAAAGCAACGCCCAGCACAAGTGCACCTACTGCTTCCCGCAGAAAAATGTGTGATACTTCTTTTAGTGATACGCCTTCGCCGGGGTTATGTATTGCATGAAGGATGGTAACAAATATTACGAGCGCAACCCCATCATTAAAGATAGATTCGCCGGCAATCTTCGTTTCCAGCGATTTTGGTACACCGGTATCTTTTATTACACCAAGGACAGAGACGGGATCAGTAGGAGAGATCAAGGCACCAAACAACAGGCATTGCTCAATGCTTACCGGGCTTTTGAGCAACTGCATTACGCCAAACAGCATACCGCCAACAATAAAAGTTGATATAACGACCCCTATTGTTGAAAACAAAACCACGGGCAGTTGCTGTGCACGCAGGTCTTTAATCTTTATCTGGATTGTGCCGGCAAACAACAGGAAATTCAGTACCACACCAATGATTACATCCGTAAAATCCACTGAGCTGATCAGCTTTACTGAATCGGCAGAGATTGTAGGGAATAAACGGCTTGTGAGCAACAATAATATAGATACAACAATGGCGATGATCATTACACCAATATTATTGGGAAGCTTTAAGAAGCGGCGGTTGATGTAAGCAAATACAGTAGCAATAACAATAAATACAGCGATGACATTAAACAGATTCATACGGCTCTAAATATACTCAAATATGTTGCCTGTTATATATACCTGTTTTGATAATATGTGCGGTGCTTATACCCGCAGGCTGAAGCTGCAAAACTTGTTGCAGTACAAGTGAGTGACACAACCGGAGATGCTGCTTATTCCTGGCTGGCAAACAACATTTTCTTTCCATGCTTTTTTAACAGTCGCGCCTGTATCGGCAAGTTTTTTGGCATGGTTTTGTAACTAATATAAGCTCACCAAAGATGTTAGCTATGAAAGCATGTTTTATTAAGTTAAATTGCCTGGAAGACACACTGGATAACACCGTAACAGTAAATGCTGGTAACATCTCTACTATCAAAAGAATAACATACAATGATGTTTTACAAA encodes the following:
- a CDS encoding thioredoxin fold domain-containing protein, with amino-acid sequence MQQLKATSLFVLMILASIIANAQSGVTFLANGNLRTVFENAKAEKKLVFLEVYAPDCSHCLQLEAAFKDAKVAKFYNEHFTSYKMDMYKVETQAFLQKQKVYVSTTPTLLFYNADVKIIYQVTLTEARLTAAALLEEAKKVVK
- a CDS encoding DUF3037 domain-containing protein, giving the protein MQEKQLFEYAVIRVVPCVEREEFINAGVVLYCASQHFLKAVIALNHARVHALCTDIDITEIEKRLHAFRDIAAGLKHGGPIATLPIASRFRWLTAVRSTIVQTSAVHPGLCINAEETLQKLYAQLVL
- a CDS encoding carboxypeptidase-like regulatory domain-containing protein, giving the protein MAKTLLIVCLAILLPCCIYSQVYTIKGKVVNADNGAPVAGASVFLSNTSYGTVSNNNGYFELGNIRQGKYDLIVSFIGFETYNNSLTLNASIDNLDIKITEKAKELEGVTVRQYMKNGWEQWGTFFIQSFIGTSALGLQCKLQNPDAVKFSYMKKDGLLYVDAMEPLVIENKALGYTIRYQMESFVYNFNTKALFYAGYPLFTEMEGSKSKQNKWEKARANAYGFSSLRFLRAVYRNHLVQDGYEIFRMDRLPNTEKRLWLAREKNYYDTVSKTRTIKNFAATLAADSVPYYEKIIRQKDPIEVVHPGKVTGDDIAYGADSFTAALDFQQCLIVRIPALMNPQEYVESFRDASSSQPVTSVVTLPNQKPILITSNGYFYEPEDLMLEGFWGWWEKMSAMLPFDYRPKEE
- a CDS encoding glycoside hydrolase family 43 protein encodes the protein MKILRTGFISVLTTIALGTFAQQNEASKNPIIEGWYADPEGVILGNKYWIYPTYSDKYEKQVFFDAFSSPDLVHWTKHNKVLDTANVKWAKRAVWAPAIVEKDKKYYLFFGANDIQNNDEYGGIGVAVSDKPEGPFKDLPGKPLIDKFYNGAQPIDQFVFHDKDGQYYIIYGGWRHCNIARLNKDFTGLISFEDGTTFKEITPDNYVEGPMMFIKDNKYYFMWSEGGWTGPDYSVAYAIADSPFGPFKRVGKILQQDSTIATGAGHHSVIHNTQKDKWYIVYHRRPLGETAANHRVTCIQEMYFDEKGFIKPVKLSNTAVAAQPL
- a CDS encoding Gfo/Idh/MocA family protein; translation: MKSRRIFIKHSLGSIAAAAVANSAFASVLLPRKKEKLGVALVGLGYYSTDLLAPALQLTKHCELKGIVTGTPEKAKKWQAQYRIADKNIYDYKSFDQLANNPDIDVVYIVLPPSMHAAYAIRAARAGKHVWCEKPMAMTVAECKSMIDACNSNKVKLSIGYRLHHEPVTQQIIQFGKEKRYGAIRKVTAFAGYVDNRTNHWKQTKSLGGGCMYDMGVYPLNAARYITGEEPVAVTAKQSTTRPEIYKDVDETIHFNLEFPSGALAECEASFGKDMNHMKTECTKGWYKLEPFSAYNGVQGTASDGLVIKPAITEIPYEQVKQMDEDALAIMQNKTVLVPGEEGLRDIRVVEAIYSAVRQNTRIAIA
- a CDS encoding cation:proton antiporter — encoded protein: MNLFNVIAVFIVIATVFAYINRRFLKLPNNIGVMIIAIVVSILLLLTSRLFPTISADSVKLISSVDFTDVIIGVVLNFLLFAGTIQIKIKDLRAQQLPVVLFSTIGVVISTFIVGGMLFGVMQLLKSPVSIEQCLLFGALISPTDPVSVLGVIKDTGVPKSLETKIAGESIFNDGVALVIFVTILHAIHNPGEGVSLKEVSHIFLREAVGALVLGVALGFVSSGALRTIDDYKVEVMITIAVVMGGYILAKSLSVSAPLTMVSAGIFIGNYGKKYAMSDVSKEYIDKFWELIDEILNIILFVLIGLELLLIKNFDNYWLIGIITIPVVLFARFISILLPSLIVRLQQKMTMKTIVFLTWGGLRGGVSVALALSLGAGMHKNLFIFITYCVVVFSIIVQGLTIEKIVNKKFKRQAIENADKSL
- a CDS encoding HipA family kinase, giving the protein MSTSKPTLRSVNVTRYVTPLREGGSLPAIAEADDGFMYVLKFRGAGQGANALIAELISGEIARALGFKVPEIVFANLDEAFGRTEPDEEIQDLLKASVGLNLALHYLSGSYTFDPVVTTINETLASAIVWLDAFVMNVDRTARNTNMLTWHNELWLIDHGASLYFHHAWSDPAAQARKPFLPIRDHVLLPFAAKLDEANEAAHRIITPALLRSVVSLVPDEWLPDETMTAAEKREGYVQFLLSRLSVSDQFINEAKHAREAII
- a CDS encoding methyltransferase, producing the protein MEIKPQPANIFVLITFAQMNYPLQRTSFSYKRTGIKIFVPEESFVKQQYKANAGMFPYWSKIWPAAYAMAEFIIDNPVYIQHKRVLEIAAGLALPSLVAATLADTVCFSDKAAEAVQIAALSAKENALQNTAGIILDWNALQSIPAADVILLSDVNYEPGQFDRLYSMCSTLLDKDVTILLTTPQRLMARPFIERLLPFTVIHAVKLIETGNITTQVSTMVLQKKKL